TTATTTCCGGAACAACATGCTACAAGAACTTGTGAAGGTATGTCTTTAGATGTTTTTTGCAGTTTTAGTTGTATGTCCTTCACTGTGTTTGATATCAAACTcgtgtttgtttgtgtgtgtgtggtaTGTGAAGTTGTTTAGAGATCTGGAGAGGTATGACCGTAAGCCTCCGGATAAACATATTGTGCAGATAGTGGCGGATGCTTACGAGCTTTTAGGAATGGTCGAGGAGAAAGAAAGGGTTTTGGAGAAGTATAGCAGTCTTTTTCTCGGTGCAGCATCTGATGAACAATCGAGAAGATCttcaaggaagaagaagaaaccaggTCAGTGATGAGTAACCATCTAAAGCCATTTGATAttctaataaaaacatttagatTCTTGGTGAAAACCCCATGATTTGTTACTGTTTAAATTGTAATTTCAGGAGTGACGAGTCCTGAAGCAACCGCAGAAGACGCAGTGGATGCTAAGTTACAAGAAGGGATCAAAGAAAATATGGATAATCACCAAGAATCAGAAGCCATCACTGAGAACAGACCCGAACATGGAGCATAAGTTGTTTATCATAGTGACTAGGTTTGGTTATTTTGTACGGTGCAGTTCCATGTAAGATTAAGGATGTTTGTTCCACTTGATTTGGAAGTTTTAAGAGTGAAAACATAAGACACAAATCCATATATCAAAAGAACACAAAGGTTCATACTATTACAtaacttaataaaaaaacttaaaaagtaaaaaacatattatatcatataatttattatgtaaattaacatcaacatcAAACACAAAGAAGACTCTAAACGGGCATGTGCGTTCCAACGCCGGCCTTGTGCTCGCCCGCATGAGTACCGGGTACATGATGACCTTGACCTGTAGCGTAGTCAGTGTCTCTGTATCCAGGACCATACTTGCTGCTGAATGTACCAGCGTGAATCAACAAGAGGTAGAGCAGTTGAGTGAACGTCAGGATTATAATGAAGGCTTCGATCATCCTCAATCTCCACCCTCTCCATCCTCCTATGTTTATCTGCTTGCATGCCAACCTTAttcccccccaaaaaaaaatacattataaatttctattatatgaaccattcaaatataaaaaataatttaaaaaacttGTTCGTATGCATGACAATATACAAACAATATATGATATAATTACCCCATGGCAAGAGCAGTGACGGCCCATGCAACGATAGAGGCAGACCCTGCGGCTGCAAGACTATCGTTCCTCCAGAACCTAATATGGTTACCTCCGGCCAGCTTCGAGGCTACCCCTATAACGGCTGCTAAGATCGAGAAAGTCAGGAAGAATGGCGTTGCTCCGTTGCCTCCAAAACCTATAATTAAAATGTTCGATAAATTAGCAACAACTTCAACTAAATTATCAAAATGATCAAATGTTAAGCAGAGAGATGTAGAGGATAGTTTACTTGGGTGGTTAGTTTGGCCGTTGATGTATTTATTGATACACCAACTTGCGAAACCAAGTACGATGAGGTAcataatcagattcaagaaCAGTAATGGTGCTGCTATGTTTCTTCCCACCGTCGCCATTTTCGAATCTCTAGAAGCTGTCTGTGTTTTACTTCTTTGCCACTCTTATCCAAATCCAAACAAAAGCTTTACTTGTTCGGTGGATCATCGACTGTAACGAGTATAGCTTTATACTCAAAGCTTAGGCGGTTTCTTGGCGAGTAACACGTGTCATGCACAGAGGACCTTCAGTGTTAAGCTGGTTACAGGTGGTGGAGCACGTGTCGTGAGGTTGTTCCAAAGTGTTGGATATAGGCCAGTGTTGTCCTTGAGCTCGAATCTTCAAGTGCTTTCTTTATATTATCTCCTTATGTTTTGATCATATTAAATGTTGGAGGCTACCATATATTGGTAAGTAAGTATAATTTGTCAGCAATTATTTATGATAAAGAGGAAAAGTAATCGACTATATATCTACAACGTGGCTTTTTATCCTTTGCTAAGCTTCTAAAGAAGGAAAGTAACTTGCAATCAAAGTTATATAATTAGTACTGGCCACAATGGTTCATAATTCATAAACTGGAGATGCATATTTAGGCAAGCATGGCCAATCCTGAGATTTAAGAGAGCATACGGgattattaaaaagtttaattaaaGCTTTTTTACCAATTTAAAGATCTAAAATGTTATTGTTTTTGCATATgtccatatattattttaaaaaaaaattattagaggCTCAAGACTAATATTTCATTCGGTTTTGCATGACCCTATAGATCAGGACTGTGCCTGAGATTTTTTTGACTAGaagc
The nucleotide sequence above comes from Brassica napus cultivar Da-Ae chromosome A9, Da-Ae, whole genome shotgun sequence. Encoded proteins:
- the LOC106402951 gene encoding membrane protein PM19L-like — protein: MATVGRNIAAPLLFLNLIMYLIVLGFASWCINKYINGQTNHPSFGGNGATPFFLTFSILAAVIGVASKLAGGNHIRFWRNDSLAAAGSASIVAWAVTALAMGLACKQINIGGWRGWRLRMIEAFIIILTFTQLLYLLLIHAGTFSSKYGPGYRDTDYATGQGHHVPGTHAGEHKAGVGTHMPV